The genomic window ATATCATTTGGTCCCATTCATCATCGCAACGAAAATCTGAAGCAACAAGGTCAACACTTGAAATCTCAATGGGCATCTCTCTACATTGAAGAATACAGTAAAGAAGTAGGTCCTTGTAATGGTAACAAGCAAGAAGCAGTAAACTATTTGTATGGAGTTGTAGGATATAAGATTGTGGAACTGAAGGAGCTGTTTGCTGAGGATGTAATTGAAGGGTATAGAGATGAAGAACTGATTTGGATGCTGTTTGAGGATGGATGCTCTTTGCTCTATTACATGGACCACGTTGATGTTCAGCGTCCAGAAGAACTGAAGCTAAAGCTTGATCAGCTGATGCATACTTGGAGAGATATTGAATTGCTGGAAAATCAACTTCCAATAAAATTGCTGCAGCTGCTGAGCAAAACACAAGGTGCTGACTTGGACTATTTACTGATCAATTTTATGAGCATGGGTGAAGAAAAGCGGAGTGGAAGGACAACGATCACAATCACCTATACGCCTACAAGAAATCATATACTTGATTTTGTTCGCTCATTCTACCTTCAAACAGAGATTGGACAGAATATCCCAAACCAAAACGGTGGAAATCAGatgcctcctcctcctcctcctcattcctCCCTAGTTTGGCAAACTTACAAGAACATACGTGATCTCAAAAAATCAGGGATTCGGGTAAAGGCAAACAAGAGTGATCCATGGAAGTGGCAtaacatcacttttacctcgaGATGGTTTAGTGGAGAATTGACACTTCCTTTGTGGGTATACGACGATGTCACGCCTTACTTTTTTCGAAACTTGATTGCGTACGAGATGTGTCCAGACTTTCGCAACAGCTTCGAATGTTgttgtttcttttctttcttggatTCCTTGGTAGATGATGCTGAGGATGTCAAGGAGCTTAGATCAGCTGGTGTTATCCAAAATTTGCTTCAAAGCGACCAAGAACTGGCCAAATTCCTTAATGACATTGGACATGACTTGCCCACTAAAATGTTCAATCAAATATACACAAGCAATGCTGTCTCATTTAGCAAGAATTATATCCAAGTCAGGCATCAAATTGAAGAACATTACTCGAGTGGATGGAGAACTTTTCTGGCTGAAACACGGAGTACTTATTTCAGTTCTCCCTGGTCTTTGCTTGCCTTCTTGGGTGCACTTGCTGCATTAATTCTCGCTGCTCTTCAAACATGGTATACGATACATCCTCCTAAAAAATAGTTATCATATTTCCATAATAAGTCTGTGTGTGAGTGTGATCTAGGGATCATAGTTTGAATCAGAATTTCTTGGACCCAAAAAAGGTGTGTACTTCGCATTGGTTTTTATTATTTGTGTTTTGGAATGCATTATTTGATTACTTATTCAGGACAGTCCCCGCAGGGATCATCAAGCTTGTATACTATTTGTGTTTAGTGTTAATTCGTTGACTCcaaacatcaaaattcaaataataacaGAACCGACTATATATCTATACCCAGTTAACTTTTCTAAACACCCTGTTATGATTCTGATTTCTGAAACCCTtcatccaaaatataaaaaaagaggAAAGCTTAGGGGTTATAACGCTAGCCTAACTATCCAATCAGCATCAAAGCTGCAACTCATACTTGAAATCAAGAACTATCCATTTTCAAAATGAAAGAATATTATATAATGCAATCAAGTTGAAACAAAAATCATTACCCTACCCCATCCATATGTAATA from Arachis ipaensis cultivar K30076 chromosome B09, Araip1.1, whole genome shotgun sequence includes these protein-coding regions:
- the LOC107614860 gene encoding uncharacterized protein LOC107614860, giving the protein MAEDAKVAREATLAQLLNQTFDHHNQISSTPKIQRVPLFWRQKTSFYEYCIPKMISFGPIHHRNENLKQQGQHLKSQWASLYIEEYSKEVGPCNGNKQEAVNYLYGVVGYKIVELKELFAEDVIEGYRDEELIWMLFEDGCSLLYYMDHVDVQRPEELKLKLDQLMHTWRDIELLENQLPIKLLQLLSKTQGADLDYLLINFMSMGEEKRSGRTTITITYTPTRNHILDFVRSFYLQTEIGQNIPNQNGGNQMPPPPPPHSSLVWQTYKNIRDLKKSGIRVKANKSDPWKWHNITFTSRWFSGELTLPLWVYDDVTPYFFRNLIAYEMCPDFRNSFECCCFFSFLDSLVDDAEDVKELRSAGVIQNLLQSDQELAKFLNDIGHDLPTKMFNQIYTSNAVSFSKNYIQVRHQIEEHYSSGWRTFLAETRSTYFSSPWSLLAFLGALAALILAALQTWYTIHPPKK